Below is a genomic region from Campylobacter showae CSUNSWCD.
GGTCAGATCTGCCGTGTAGTTGTCCATGTAGGCGTTTAGATACGGATTTGAAACCGTCGCGTCTAGGTAGCCTTTTTGATAATATTTATCTTGGATTCTCGCAGGATCGTTTGGTAGCTCGAAAAGCTTAACCTTGCCGTCGTTTCTGCCCCACATCCAGCCCATAAATTCACGCTCTTTGTTCGCTACCACAGGCTCTACGTCATCATAATCAAAAAGCTTCGCGCCGACTAAATTTACGTTTTCTATTATGATATTTTCGCCGCGGTTTATGTTCATCGTGACAAAAAGACTGCTTTCATTGCCCGCCACCGGCTCTTTTGTTACATCTACGACCGTGTCGAAGTATCCTTTAGACTCGTAATACTGCCTGATGCGCTCTTTCGCGCGCTCGATGGCTAACTCGTCGTACATATTGCCTTGTTTGATGTTGATTAGTCCGTCGATGGCGGTTTTATCGTTAGTCACTACGCCTTTAATGTCGATACGAGCGATACTAGGTTTTTCTTTTACCGTTACGGTCACGTCGCCACCCTCGTTTTCGATGTAGATATCGTCGAAATAGCCCTGTCTAAACAGTTTCGCAATCGCCCTATCCGTGCTATCGCCGTTTAGCTCGTCGCCGACTTTTAATCCCATGATCTCCTTTGCCGTTTCTGGAGACAAATGCACGAGACCCTTAAAATTTATGGAAGTTATCTGCTGGGCATTTGCCAAAACTGCGCCCAAAAGTAGTAGAAAAACGCTTTTTTTCATTGATTTAACCTAAAAGTGATGATAAGGCTGTATAATAGCACATTTTATTTTTAAACAATATAAATTTAAAAGGCGAATTTATGAAAATCGGTATCGTAGGCCTAGGACTCATCGGCGGCTCGCTAGGTCTTAGCCTAAAAAACGAGAAACTAATCAGCTGCATTAGCGGCATGGATCTAAGCAAAGAGCACGAAAAGCAAGCCATTGAGCTCGGTCTCGTGCATGAAATTTTAACCCTTGAGCAGATGAAGCAAAAGTGCGATATGATATTTCTAGCCATCCCCGTAGAAGCCATCATAAAAATCGTCAAAGAATTTGAAGGCATCGGCAAAAACACGACTATCGTCGATCTTGGTAGCACCAAGCAAAAAATAATCGAAGCCGTGCCGGAGAGCATCAGGCAAAATTTCATCCCCGCTCACCCGATGGCCGGCACCGAGTACTCCGGCCCGACTGCCGCGTTTTCTGGGCTTTTTAAAGACGCCGTCGTGGCCATCTGCGACTTTAAAGAAAGCGGCGAGATGCACGTCAAGCGCTCGGTCGAGCTGTTTTCGCACCTAGGTATGAAGATTATTTTCATGAGCGCAGCAGAGCACGATCATCACGCCAGCGTCATCTCTCACCTACCTCACGCGATCAGCTTTTCGCTAGCTAGCAGCGTGCTAAAAAAGGAAAACAAAAAAAATATCATCGCGCTAAGCGGCACTGGATTTAACGGTATGATCAGGATCGCCAAAAGCTCGCCCGTGATGTGGACGGATATCTTTAAGCAAAACAAACACAATTTGATAAATTCGATAGACCTTTTCAAAAAAGAGCTTGACGAATGCGAAAATTTAATCAAAAACGAGAAGTGGGACGAGCTGCGAGAATGGATGGGCGAAGCTAGAAAGATACGCGAAATTTTATAAATTCGGAGGCAAATTTACCTTAAATTTATTGCTTTTTAGTAAAATCGGTCTCTTTAAGATTTAGGAGATTTTTATGAGAAGACGCGGCAATCCAAATTTGATATTTTTCGGCGTTATTATTCTGCTTTTAGTTGCGGCGATAGTTTTTTTATTTACATCAAAAACATTTGAGCGCGAAGCCCCAAACATCGCCATCTCAGATCAAATTTACTGGAACTTAACCTCGCCTCTACCGATCAAAATCACCGACGAAGGCGGCGTGAAATCAGTTAAAATTTCACTCGTAGATGAAAAAGGCAGCGTAAATTTGCTAACTCAAAAATTTGAAGCGCCGTCTGAAATCGTCGATTTAAATTTAACCTTTCCTAAAACGGGATTTGGCGCACAAAAAGATATCTATAACATCGTAATCGAGGCCACCGATACTAGCAAATGGGGATTTTTCCTTGGCAACACGCAAAAAAAAGAAGTTAAAATCACCGTCGATAACAAAAAACCCGACGTAAACATCCTCAACCACTCATACGCCATCACAAAAGGCGGTAGCGCGACGGTCGTGTTTAAGGCGACTGACGAGATGCTAAAAGAGGTCTATATCGAGACGAACTATGGCAAGAAATTTATCCCGAGCAAATTCGTAAAAGAGGGCTACTACGCTTCTTTAGTAGCCTGGCCGGCGCAGCAAGGCTCGTTTAGCGCCGACGTCGTGGCGCTTGATGCGGCGGGAAATATAACCAAAAGCAAGATAAGATTTTTCTACCAAGATAAAAAATACCGCATCTCAAAGATAAAACTAGACGGCCAAAGTAGATTTTTAAACGAAAAAATCCCCGAGCTAGCGCAGCAATACGCTAAAAACTACGACGCTATGAGCAATCTGGAAAAAATGAAATTCGTAAATGAAAATCTCCGCGAGGCAAATGAGAAAATAATCTCGCAAATCGCCGCAAAAGTCGAAATAGACGCGGCGGAAAACTTTAGCGTAAATAAATTTTACCCGCTAAAAAACGGCAAAGCGGTAGCGAGCTTCGGCGACCACAGATATTATACCTTTGAGGATAAAGACGTCAGCGAAAGCTGGCACATGGGCATCGACCTAGCCTCGACGCAAAAAGCCGACATCGTCGCCAACAACGACGGCACGGTCGAATTTGCCGCGGATAACGGTATCTATGGGCGCAATATCCTGATAAATCACGGATTCGGGCTATTTTCGCTCTACGGACACTGCAGCTCGCTAAACGTCAAAGCCGGCGACTCGGTCAAGGCGGGCGACGTCATCGCAAACACTGGCGTTACGGGTCTAGCGATGGGCGAT
It encodes:
- a CDS encoding prephenate dehydrogenase, which gives rise to MKIGIVGLGLIGGSLGLSLKNEKLISCISGMDLSKEHEKQAIELGLVHEILTLEQMKQKCDMIFLAIPVEAIIKIVKEFEGIGKNTTIVDLGSTKQKIIEAVPESIRQNFIPAHPMAGTEYSGPTAAFSGLFKDAVVAICDFKESGEMHVKRSVELFSHLGMKIIFMSAAEHDHHASVISHLPHAISFSLASSVLKKENKKNIIALSGTGFNGMIRIAKSSPVMWTDIFKQNKHNLINSIDLFKKELDECENLIKNEKWDELREWMGEARKIREIL
- a CDS encoding M23 family metallopeptidase, with product MRRRGNPNLIFFGVIILLLVAAIVFLFTSKTFEREAPNIAISDQIYWNLTSPLPIKITDEGGVKSVKISLVDEKGSVNLLTQKFEAPSEIVDLNLTFPKTGFGAQKDIYNIVIEATDTSKWGFFLGNTQKKEVKITVDNKKPDVNILNHSYAITKGGSATVVFKATDEMLKEVYIETNYGKKFIPSKFVKEGYYASLVAWPAQQGSFSADVVALDAAGNITKSKIRFFYQDKKYRISKIKLDGQSRFLNEKIPELAQQYAKNYDAMSNLEKMKFVNENLREANEKIISQIAAKVEIDAAENFSVNKFYPLKNGKAVASFGDHRYYTFEDKDVSESWHMGIDLASTQKADIVANNDGTVEFAADNGIYGRNILINHGFGLFSLYGHCSSLNVKAGDSVKAGDVIANTGVTGLAMGDHLHFGMLVQGIEVRPEEWMDNGWMKDNVTDVLSAAKKMVE